Proteins found in one Nocardia brasiliensis ATCC 700358 genomic segment:
- a CDS encoding MCE family protein produces MKRWARMVVVVVVALVTVAVVVGVSGATWVDRVRPAKQTMCAEFADTVGLYDGNSVTLLGVEIGTVSGIEARGDRMRVTMTIDGKIELPADVTAATMSSSIVTDRHVELSKTYTGGPKFDTAQCLPLERTRTPVGISEALDALATLSGDLVGVQSAPTPGAPSDRLLDQTLTGAVNALDGTAPQWNALLQRLSQVIGDPADRDAVLRRLVDNLDQLTTMFITNWPDMQALMDNLKNGIALVDGFSAELSRAVDLALQFLPVIARNVGKYDQQSFEFLDRIVPEVHRYAVLAGSIVDLLMQLPPVVSGLASIVDPATGAPRVNYRPPHYESADGSQVGLLQVILGTVGAP; encoded by the coding sequence ATGAAGCGCTGGGCGCGAATGGTTGTCGTCGTGGTGGTGGCGCTGGTCACCGTGGCCGTCGTGGTGGGCGTGAGCGGCGCGACCTGGGTGGACCGGGTGCGGCCCGCCAAGCAGACGATGTGTGCCGAATTCGCCGACACGGTGGGTCTTTACGACGGCAACAGCGTCACGCTGCTCGGCGTGGAGATCGGCACCGTATCCGGGATCGAGGCGCGCGGTGACCGCATGCGGGTGACGATGACGATCGACGGCAAGATCGAGTTGCCCGCCGACGTCACGGCGGCGACCATGTCCAGTTCGATCGTGACCGACCGGCACGTCGAACTGTCCAAGACCTACACCGGCGGCCCGAAATTCGATACCGCGCAGTGCCTTCCGCTCGAGCGCACGCGCACGCCGGTCGGGATCAGCGAGGCCCTCGACGCGTTGGCGACCTTGTCCGGTGACCTGGTCGGAGTACAGTCCGCGCCGACGCCCGGCGCACCGTCGGACCGGCTGCTCGATCAAACGCTCACCGGCGCGGTCAACGCGCTGGACGGCACCGCGCCGCAGTGGAACGCGCTGTTGCAGCGGCTGTCCCAGGTGATCGGGGACCCGGCCGACCGGGATGCGGTGCTGCGCAGGCTGGTCGACAACCTGGACCAGCTCACCACCATGTTCATCACCAACTGGCCCGACATGCAGGCGCTGATGGACAACCTGAAGAACGGCATCGCGCTGGTCGACGGGTTCTCGGCGGAGCTGTCGCGTGCGGTCGATCTGGCGCTGCAGTTCCTGCCGGTGATCGCCCGCAACGTCGGCAAATACGACCAGCAGTCCTTCGAGTTCCTCGACCGGATCGTGCCCGAGGTGCACCGCTACGCCGTGCTCGCGGGCAGCATCGTGGATCTGCTGATGCAACTGCCGCCCGTGGTTTCCGGCCTGGCCTCGATCGTCGACCCGGCGACCGGTGCGCCCCGGGTGAATTACCGCCCGCCGCACTATGAATCGGCCGACGGCAGCCAGGTCGGGCTGCTCCAGGTCATTCTCGGAACTGTGGGTGCGCCGTGA
- a CDS encoding TetR/AcrR family transcriptional regulator, whose translation MSVDELAREQAILDAAAELLCRIGYNKLTMGDVAEAVALHRGLVYLQFKSKDELVEATVRRELGRYARAWRAHLLADPHAGSVASVYRAMVHTLSQLPLAAAIVARDADILGKYPAKPGNVFERLTNTGTRDFLRAMQEAGTLRPEVDVRTTAYILDALTPAIRRTLPIGDAAPADPEQPSADQLLGTLADLLERALTPDGADLARGKALLLDELAQAHAEFDATPNRQEGNLS comes from the coding sequence ATGAGTGTCGACGAACTGGCGCGCGAGCAGGCGATCCTCGACGCGGCCGCGGAGCTGCTGTGCCGGATCGGCTACAACAAGCTGACGATGGGCGATGTCGCCGAGGCCGTCGCGCTGCACCGCGGGCTGGTCTATCTGCAGTTCAAATCGAAAGACGAACTCGTCGAGGCCACCGTGCGCCGCGAACTCGGCCGCTACGCGCGGGCCTGGCGGGCGCATCTGCTGGCCGACCCGCACGCGGGCAGCGTGGCCAGCGTCTATCGGGCCATGGTGCACACGCTCAGCCAGCTGCCCCTGGCCGCCGCGATAGTCGCCCGCGACGCGGACATTCTCGGAAAGTATCCGGCCAAGCCGGGCAACGTCTTCGAGCGACTGACGAACACCGGCACCCGCGATTTCCTGCGCGCCATGCAGGAGGCAGGCACCCTTCGTCCCGAAGTCGACGTCCGCACCACCGCTTACATCCTCGACGCGTTGACCCCGGCCATCCGGCGCACGCTGCCGATCGGGGACGCCGCACCCGCCGATCCCGAGCAACCGTCGGCCGACCAGCTCCTCGGGACGCTGGCCGACCTCCTCGAACGGGCCCTCACCCCGGACGGCGCCGATCTCGCCCGCGGCAAGGCGCTGCTGCTCGACGAACTCGCGCAGGCCCACGCCGAGTTCGACGCCACCCCGAACCGCCAGGAAGGAAACCTTTCATGA
- a CDS encoding 2-hydroxyacid dehydrogenase: MAVIVLVPDDQGVTALSGIDGVRPMRYELGSPLPEGAEHAEVLVPKFLSRPDAMNLTGLPKLRLVQLLTAGAEGWIGTLPEGVLLSNARGAHGGSSAEWALAALLYLYRDLGSFADAKRARQWTYHQTETLAGKRVIVVGAGDLAAELDRRLTGFDTVVTLVGTRARDGVRGIEELPGLLGDQDVVILTVPVTTRTRGMVDAEFLAAMADNAILVNVARGPVVDTDALLAELRSGRLRAALDVTDPEPLPPEHPLWDVPNLVLTPHVAGSSTGSFDRAWAVVRAEILRFTAGTEPKNLVRGEY; the protein is encoded by the coding sequence ATGGCGGTCATCGTTCTGGTGCCGGACGACCAAGGCGTCACGGCACTCTCCGGCATCGACGGCGTGCGGCCGATGCGATACGAACTCGGCTCCCCCCTGCCCGAGGGCGCGGAGCACGCGGAAGTGCTTGTACCCAAGTTTCTTTCCCGCCCCGACGCGATGAACCTCACCGGCCTGCCGAAACTGCGTCTGGTCCAGTTGCTCACCGCGGGTGCGGAAGGATGGATCGGCACATTGCCCGAAGGGGTCCTGCTGTCCAACGCCCGCGGCGCGCACGGCGGCAGCTCGGCCGAATGGGCGCTGGCCGCCCTGCTGTATCTCTATCGCGACCTCGGCAGCTTCGCGGACGCCAAACGGGCGCGGCAGTGGACCTACCATCAGACCGAAACCCTCGCGGGCAAGCGGGTAATCGTCGTCGGCGCGGGCGATCTCGCCGCCGAACTAGACCGCAGGCTCACCGGATTCGACACGGTGGTGACACTGGTCGGCACCCGGGCCCGCGACGGCGTGCGCGGCATCGAGGAATTGCCCGGCCTGCTCGGCGACCAGGACGTCGTCATCCTCACCGTCCCGGTCACCACGCGCACCCGCGGCATGGTGGACGCGGAGTTCCTCGCCGCCATGGCCGACAACGCCATCCTGGTGAACGTCGCCCGCGGGCCCGTCGTCGACACCGACGCATTGCTCGCGGAACTACGATCGGGTCGCCTGCGCGCCGCCCTCGACGTCACCGATCCCGAGCCGCTGCCGCCCGAGCATCCGCTCTGGGACGTCCCGAACCTCGTACTGACCCCGCATGTCGCGGGCAGCAGCACCGGCAGTTTCGACCGCGCGTGGGCCGTGGTCCGCGCCGAGATCCTGCGCTTCACCGCGGGTACCGAGCCGAAGAACCTGGTCCGCGGCGAGTACTGA
- a CDS encoding MlaE family ABC transporter permease, whose translation MTEIPAPYRPFGRAVRLVERGTRPPMTLLESLGHQLTFVAQVLAAVPHTLRSYRRQTMLTLTDITWGSGNLIVGGGTVAVLIFLGVAVGGSIGVEGFTALNMVGMGPLTGFVSAYANTREMAPMVAAIGFAAQAGCRMTAEIGAMRISEEIDALEAIGIRPIPFVVTTRVIAGMITIVPLYLLTLILSYLSCAVVVNVLHGQSSGTYYHYFDAFLQPGDVLASLIKATVFVVMIILIHGYQGFYATGGPEGVGRASGRAIRASLVLVVVADMILTIVFWGLDVGIRISG comes from the coding sequence ATGACCGAGATTCCCGCCCCCTATCGGCCGTTCGGCCGGGCCGTGCGGCTCGTCGAGCGCGGCACCCGGCCGCCGATGACGCTGCTCGAATCGCTCGGGCATCAGCTGACCTTCGTCGCCCAGGTGCTCGCCGCGGTACCGCACACGCTGCGCAGCTATCGCAGGCAGACCATGCTCACCCTGACCGACATCACCTGGGGCAGCGGCAATCTCATCGTCGGCGGCGGCACCGTCGCGGTGCTGATCTTCCTCGGCGTCGCGGTCGGCGGCTCGATCGGCGTCGAGGGTTTCACGGCGCTGAACATGGTCGGCATGGGCCCGCTCACCGGTTTCGTCTCGGCCTATGCGAACACCAGGGAGATGGCGCCGATGGTCGCCGCCATCGGCTTCGCGGCGCAGGCGGGCTGCCGGATGACCGCCGAGATCGGGGCGATGCGGATCTCGGAGGAGATCGACGCGCTGGAGGCCATCGGCATCCGGCCCATTCCGTTCGTGGTGACCACCAGGGTGATCGCGGGCATGATCACCATCGTCCCGCTCTACCTGCTGACGCTGATCCTCAGCTATCTGTCCTGCGCGGTCGTGGTGAATGTGCTGCACGGTCAATCCTCGGGCACCTACTACCACTACTTCGACGCCTTCCTGCAACCCGGCGACGTGCTCGCGTCGCTGATCAAGGCGACGGTGTTCGTGGTGATGATCATCCTGATCCACGGCTACCAAGGGTTCTACGCGACCGGCGGGCCCGAGGGCGTCGGCCGGGCCTCGGGACGGGCGATCCGCGCCAGCCTGGTGCTGGTGGTGGTCGCGGACATGATCTTGACGATCGTCTTCTGGGGTCTCGATGTCGGAATCAGGATCTCGGGGTGA
- a CDS encoding MlaD family protein has translation MPVFVDHSGRAAGRWMLRLRGLAVAAVLVVVAVFTTQYAQGEFADRFALTIDAATLGEGLAPGAEVKFRGLAIGTVRKVDTVGYGHQRIELELDRGQAAALTDDVSARFTSSNIFGSSAIELVNTGKGGKLPENTTLFIGANATNATVSSVFRRAARLTQVLDSETVRALFDLLLDNTASLGPAVQSFFATARVLATNQRAPLGHYLDIGADVSTGIAQTTPPVVDVILGVLDNSEYFGHQENRERTKHALATLDTALLLPVADLLRRDNPDLAAIIGGVLDLVVPISASIGTVAPAYHRLPALLERIDSAFPVVDGRVRLQLEVIVKNMPYLADSIIGVPR, from the coding sequence ATGCCGGTCTTCGTTGATCATTCGGGGCGCGCCGCCGGGCGCTGGATGCTGCGGTTGCGCGGGCTGGCGGTGGCCGCCGTGCTCGTGGTCGTCGCGGTGTTCACCACCCAGTACGCGCAGGGCGAGTTCGCGGACCGCTTCGCGCTCACCATCGACGCGGCCACCCTCGGCGAGGGATTGGCGCCCGGCGCGGAGGTGAAGTTCCGCGGTCTCGCGATCGGGACCGTGCGCAAGGTCGACACCGTCGGCTACGGCCATCAGCGCATCGAACTGGAATTGGATCGCGGGCAGGCGGCCGCCCTCACCGACGATGTGTCGGCCCGGTTCACCTCATCGAACATCTTCGGTTCCAGCGCAATCGAATTGGTGAACACCGGCAAGGGCGGCAAGCTTCCGGAGAACACCACCCTGTTCATCGGCGCCAACGCGACGAACGCGACGGTGTCGAGTGTGTTCCGGCGGGCCGCGCGGCTGACCCAGGTGCTCGATTCCGAGACTGTGCGCGCCCTGTTCGATCTGCTGCTCGACAACACCGCCTCGCTCGGGCCCGCGGTGCAGTCGTTCTTCGCCACCGCCCGGGTGCTCGCCACGAATCAGCGTGCGCCACTGGGGCATTACCTGGACATCGGCGCGGACGTGAGCACCGGCATCGCGCAGACCACCCCGCCGGTGGTCGACGTGATCCTCGGCGTGCTGGACAACAGCGAGTATTTCGGCCATCAGGAGAACCGGGAGCGGACCAAACACGCACTGGCGACGCTGGATACGGCGCTGCTGCTGCCGGTCGCCGATCTGCTGCGCCGCGACAACCCGGACCTGGCCGCCATCATCGGCGGCGTGCTGGATCTGGTGGTGCCGATCAGCGCGTCGATCGGCACCGTCGCCCCCGCCTACCACCGCCTGCCCGCACTGCTGGAGCGGATCGACAGCGCGTTTCCGGTGGTGGACGGGCGGGTCCGGCTCCAGCTGGAGGTCATCGTGAAAAACATGCCGTACCTCGCGGATTCGATCATCGGAGTGCCGCGATGA
- a CDS encoding MlaD family protein: MTGGTGQLLAIPARLLAELKTLRTEKAESWTQLRWGVAGVLVTVLALLAAGVLYVVPFGEQSYTADFRTSGGARSGDEVRIAGIKVGQVRSVALVGDHVEVRFGVDSGVHVGDGSAVAVKMLTPIGGHYLSLEPKGERALGGKHIPPERTTTPFELTDIIDVATPVLSKVDGNTLRGTIAEVNAALAGQPDAVRSIVGNFNDLSGVLAQRSDQLNSALRVSDEYVGAIATDRAVLADFVRELGTVAVVLGQRRGEVVQVFELLRRLFLIIHRPVMAYGDSIEPSVAEFEQLFNKLVQDPGRIDTVIAGIKDFIAKISAMLGADGITVDQSASVVRGPALCIPFEGRAC; encoded by the coding sequence ATGACCGGTGGCACCGGACAACTCCTCGCGATACCGGCTCGGCTGCTGGCCGAGCTGAAGACGCTGCGCACCGAAAAGGCCGAGTCCTGGACGCAATTGCGCTGGGGGGTCGCCGGTGTGCTGGTCACCGTGCTCGCCCTGCTCGCCGCCGGGGTGCTGTACGTGGTGCCGTTCGGCGAGCAGTCCTACACCGCCGACTTCCGCACCTCGGGCGGGGCGCGCTCGGGCGACGAGGTGCGGATCGCGGGCATCAAAGTGGGACAGGTCCGTTCGGTCGCGCTGGTGGGCGATCACGTCGAGGTGCGCTTCGGGGTGGACAGCGGTGTGCACGTCGGGGACGGCTCGGCGGTCGCGGTGAAGATGCTGACCCCGATCGGCGGGCACTACCTCTCGCTCGAGCCGAAGGGTGAGCGCGCCTTGGGCGGCAAGCACATTCCGCCGGAGCGCACCACCACGCCGTTCGAGCTGACCGACATCATCGACGTCGCCACCCCCGTGCTGAGCAAGGTGGACGGCAACACCCTGCGCGGCACCATCGCCGAGGTGAACGCGGCGCTGGCCGGACAGCCCGACGCGGTGCGCTCGATCGTGGGCAATTTCAACGATCTGTCGGGCGTGCTGGCCCAGCGCTCGGACCAATTGAACTCGGCCCTGCGGGTTTCCGACGAATATGTCGGCGCGATCGCGACCGATCGGGCGGTGCTCGCCGACTTCGTGCGCGAACTCGGCACCGTCGCGGTCGTGCTCGGGCAGCGCCGGGGCGAGGTCGTGCAGGTCTTCGAACTGCTGCGGCGGTTGTTCCTGATCATCCACCGTCCGGTCATGGCCTACGGCGACTCGATCGAACCGTCGGTCGCCGAATTCGAGCAGCTGTTCAACAAACTCGTGCAGGACCCGGGCCGGATCGACACGGTCATCGCCGGCATCAAGGATTTCATCGCGAAGATCTCGGCGATGCTCGGCGCCGACGGGATCACGGTCGACCAATCGGCCAGTGTGGTGCGCGGTCCGGCGCTGTGCATTCCGTTCGAGGGGAGGGCGTGCTGA
- a CDS encoding MlaD family protein → MKNVTAAGVKLGVFVVIVAACSAFIVAALNTPVPEDKVTYHAVFTDVSGLYAGDVVRMSGVAVGKVDAVELAGTQARVRFTVDRQRPLYDNTEAAVRYQDLIGQRYIELLTAKPGGTRLAAQGTIPVERTIPSFDVSKLFNGFKPLFETLDTAQLNQFGMNLLRVLQGDGSGIGPALADLDRLTKHAKSSEAVVVLLIHNLGEISGSISGKSAAVGDLVKQLNGVLNQFGSRTSMILTAIEQANRTMAPLIPLLEELRGAYDDSYLPLDGLLRRLLPQTDQLVELLSLVPSLLTGLNQQLPAGGEAKTYSCANGELGLPGIGTVVLGNQKLVVCK, encoded by the coding sequence ATGAAAAATGTCACCGCCGCGGGCGTCAAGCTCGGCGTCTTCGTCGTGATCGTCGCGGCCTGCTCGGCGTTCATCGTGGCCGCGCTCAATACGCCGGTGCCCGAGGACAAAGTCACGTATCACGCGGTCTTCACCGATGTTTCGGGGTTGTACGCGGGGGACGTCGTGCGGATGTCGGGTGTCGCGGTCGGCAAGGTGGACGCGGTCGAGCTGGCGGGCACCCAGGCGCGGGTCCGGTTCACCGTGGACCGGCAGCGGCCGCTCTACGACAACACCGAGGCCGCCGTGCGCTACCAGGATCTGATCGGGCAGCGCTACATCGAGTTGCTGACCGCGAAACCCGGCGGCACGCGACTGGCGGCGCAGGGCACCATTCCGGTAGAACGCACGATTCCCAGCTTCGACGTCTCCAAGCTGTTCAACGGCTTCAAACCGTTGTTCGAAACGTTGGATACCGCGCAGCTCAACCAGTTCGGCATGAATCTGCTGCGGGTACTGCAGGGCGATGGCAGCGGCATCGGCCCCGCGCTGGCCGACCTGGACCGGCTGACCAAGCACGCCAAGAGCAGCGAGGCGGTGGTGGTGCTGCTCATCCACAACCTCGGGGAGATCTCGGGTTCGATCAGCGGGAAGTCGGCGGCGGTCGGCGATCTGGTGAAACAGCTCAACGGGGTGCTCAACCAGTTCGGCAGCCGCACCTCGATGATCCTCACCGCCATCGAACAGGCCAATCGCACCATGGCGCCGCTGATTCCGCTGCTGGAGGAGCTGCGCGGGGCCTACGACGACAGCTATCTGCCGCTGGACGGACTGCTGCGCCGGCTACTGCCGCAGACCGATCAGCTGGTCGAGCTCCTCTCGCTCGTACCGTCGCTGCTCACCGGCCTGAACCAGCAACTCCCCGCGGGCGGCGAGGCGAAGACGTACTCGTGCGCGAACGGGGAGCTGGGGCTGCCCGGAATCGGCACCGTTGTGCTCGGGAACCAGAAGCTGGTGGTGTGCAAATGA
- a CDS encoding MlaE family ABC transporter permease — MVVDKVARVSEPLARWGFDLVLNSLRTFGRTLQLAVAAFGYLVTDVLKLRHPWRDTLQQGWFIVSVTAIPAVLVAIPFGVIVSVQVGSLTQQVGATSVAGAAGGLGVIRQGAPMVTALLLGGAAGSAIASDLGARTIREEVDALRTMGIDPVRRLVAPRLAAMIVLTPLLCLLVIFMGVFTGYVVAVGFQGVTPGSYLSSFAAFATMADLGVAIAKSIVFGVIVLIVACQRGLEATHGPKGVANAVNAAVVIGVIAAFGVNLVITQLVSMFLPQKVG, encoded by the coding sequence GTGGTCGTCGACAAAGTCGCCCGGGTATCGGAGCCGTTGGCGCGCTGGGGTTTCGATCTCGTCCTCAACAGTCTCCGCACCTTCGGCCGCACCCTGCAGCTCGCCGTCGCGGCCTTCGGCTACCTGGTGACCGACGTGCTCAAGCTCCGGCATCCGTGGCGGGACACGCTGCAGCAGGGGTGGTTCATCGTCAGCGTCACCGCGATACCCGCTGTGCTGGTGGCGATTCCGTTCGGCGTGATCGTCTCGGTCCAGGTCGGCAGTCTCACCCAGCAGGTCGGCGCCACCTCGGTGGCGGGCGCGGCGGGCGGGCTCGGCGTGATCCGGCAGGGCGCGCCGATGGTAACCGCGCTGCTGCTCGGCGGCGCGGCGGGCTCGGCGATCGCGTCGGACCTCGGTGCGCGCACCATCCGCGAAGAGGTGGACGCGCTGCGCACCATGGGCATCGACCCGGTCCGGCGGCTGGTCGCGCCGCGGCTCGCGGCCATGATCGTGCTCACCCCGCTGCTCTGCCTGCTCGTCATCTTCATGGGCGTGTTCACGGGTTACGTTGTGGCCGTTGGTTTTCAAGGGGTGACGCCGGGCAGCTACCTGTCCTCGTTCGCGGCCTTCGCGACCATGGCCGATCTCGGCGTGGCCATCGCGAAATCGATCGTCTTCGGCGTGATCGTGCTGATCGTCGCGTGCCAGCGGGGTTTGGAGGCGACGCACGGTCCCAAGGGCGTGGCGAATGCGGTGAACGCCGCGGTGGTGATCGGGGTGATCGCGGCGTTCGGCGTGAATCTGGTGATCACCCAGCTCGTTTCGATGTTCCTGCCGCAGAAGGTGGGTTGA
- a CDS encoding MlaD family protein, which translates to MKRLLLAALALLLTGCGVRATDVPIPGTYLAGDTFAIRIEFGSVLNLPDRAKVISEGVEVGMLDRIELIGDTAVATVDLKSDVRLPKTATAELRQSTILGDIHIALAAPPNAGPPFLVDGDIIPRIRTVPAANVEDILRAMSNIVTGGRFGEMQDLIVSVNAAFPTDEADLARILAGGRNALHDLATHSAELDRILAAAASVTTTLEANKDNVDRTLTLGPGRAAGLSDVLFGLVQLIIDGGELARYVGDLALPLRGDLHDIISILAPAARTIGSADTTVPMNVDTMNRLLREKLIPFFSAPPNIRVQRVTADAVAADAAHRSDQMIQVLRSIGMVR; encoded by the coding sequence GTGAAACGCCTGCTGCTCGCCGCGCTCGCGCTGCTGCTCACCGGCTGTGGCGTCCGCGCGACCGATGTGCCGATCCCCGGCACCTATCTGGCCGGGGACACCTTCGCCATCCGGATCGAATTCGGTTCGGTGCTCAACCTGCCCGACCGTGCGAAGGTCATCTCGGAGGGCGTCGAGGTCGGCATGCTCGATCGGATCGAGCTGATCGGCGACACCGCCGTGGCCACCGTCGACTTGAAATCCGATGTGCGACTGCCCAAGACGGCCACGGCCGAGCTGCGGCAGAGCACCATCCTCGGCGATATCCACATCGCGCTGGCCGCGCCGCCGAATGCCGGGCCACCGTTCCTGGTCGATGGTGACATCATCCCGCGGATACGGACTGTGCCCGCCGCCAACGTGGAAGACATCCTGCGTGCGATGTCGAATATCGTCACCGGCGGACGATTCGGCGAAATGCAGGACCTGATCGTCAGCGTCAACGCCGCGTTCCCCACCGACGAGGCCGACCTCGCCCGCATCCTGGCGGGCGGTCGCAACGCGTTGCACGACCTCGCCACGCATTCCGCCGAGCTGGATCGGATCCTCGCCGCCGCGGCCAGTGTCACCACGACGCTGGAGGCGAACAAGGACAACGTCGACCGAACCCTGACGCTCGGTCCCGGCCGGGCCGCGGGCCTGTCCGACGTGCTGTTCGGCCTGGTCCAGTTGATCATCGACGGCGGCGAACTGGCCAGGTACGTCGGCGATCTCGCGCTGCCGCTGCGCGGCGATCTGCACGACATCATCAGCATTCTGGCCCCGGCCGCGCGCACCATCGGCAGCGCGGACACCACGGTCCCGATGAACGTCGACACGATGAACCGCCTGTTGCGCGAGAAGTTGATCCCGTTCTTCAGCGCGCCGCCCAATATCCGGGTGCAGCGGGTGACGGCGGATGCGGTCGCGGCCGATGCCGCGCACCGCTCGGATCAGATGATCCAGGTACTGCGATCGATCGGCATGGTGCGATGA